A region of Streptomyces deccanensis DNA encodes the following proteins:
- a CDS encoding Cmx/CmrA family chloramphenicol efflux MFS transporter — translation MPLSVYVLGLAVFALGTSEFMLSGLLPPIAEDMDVSIPRAGLLISAFAIGMVVGAPLLAVATLRLPRRTTLVTLITVFGLGQVAGALAPNYAVLFASRIVSALACAGFWAVGAAVAVAMVPVNARARALAIMIGGLSIANVLGVPAGAFLGEHFGWRSAFWAVAVASAIALVGVVTLVPAIPLPEERPRLAQEARIYRDGQVWLSIAIVALAAGGVFCAFSYLAPLLTDVSGLDAGWVPTVLALFGIGALIGTAIGGRIADAHLFGVLLSGTAASTVLLVALALFAQYAVAAVLLSFLLGVSAFYTAPALNARLFNVAGAAPTLAGATTTAAFNLGNTGGPWIGGVVIDAGQGFAATAWAGGAITAAAIGTTAVSLRLHRRTRASRRVAGSGDSAGAGAVNPVRTDA, via the coding sequence ATACCCCTCTCCGTCTACGTCCTCGGTCTCGCCGTCTTCGCGCTGGGGACCAGCGAGTTCATGCTCTCGGGGCTGTTGCCGCCCATCGCGGAGGACATGGACGTGTCCATCCCCCGGGCGGGTCTGCTGATCTCGGCGTTCGCGATCGGGATGGTGGTCGGGGCGCCCCTGCTGGCCGTGGCGACGTTGCGGCTTCCCCGCCGTACGACCCTCGTCACCCTGATCACGGTCTTCGGCCTCGGACAGGTCGCCGGAGCCCTCGCCCCCAACTACGCCGTCCTCTTCGCCTCCCGGATCGTGAGCGCCCTCGCCTGCGCGGGCTTCTGGGCGGTCGGCGCGGCCGTGGCCGTGGCCATGGTGCCCGTCAACGCCCGTGCCCGCGCCCTGGCCATCATGATCGGCGGCTTGTCGATCGCGAACGTGCTGGGCGTACCGGCGGGCGCGTTCCTCGGGGAGCACTTCGGATGGCGGTCGGCGTTCTGGGCGGTGGCGGTGGCCTCCGCGATCGCGCTGGTCGGCGTGGTGACGCTCGTCCCGGCGATCCCGCTGCCCGAGGAGCGGCCCCGGCTCGCCCAGGAGGCCCGGATCTACCGCGACGGGCAGGTCTGGCTGTCCATCGCGATCGTGGCGCTCGCCGCAGGCGGCGTCTTCTGCGCGTTCAGCTATCTCGCGCCGCTGCTCACGGACGTGTCCGGCCTGGACGCCGGCTGGGTGCCGACCGTGCTCGCGCTGTTCGGGATCGGGGCGCTGATCGGCACGGCGATCGGAGGCCGGATCGCGGACGCGCACCTCTTCGGGGTGCTGCTCAGCGGGACCGCCGCCTCCACGGTCCTGCTCGTCGCCCTGGCGCTGTTCGCCCAGTACGCCGTCGCCGCCGTCCTCCTCTCCTTCCTCCTCGGGGTGTCCGCCTTCTACACCGCCCCGGCGCTCAACGCCCGCCTGTTCAACGTCGCCGGCGCCGCCCCGACCCTGGCCGGCGCCACCACCACCGCCGCGTTCAACCTCGGCAACACCGGTGGCCCCTGGATCGGCGGGGTCGTCATCGACGCGGGCCAGGGCTTCGCCGCCACGGCGTGGGCGGGCGGCGCCATCACCGCGGCCGCCATCGGCACGACCGCCGTCTCGCTCCGTCTGCACCGGCGTACGCGGGCGTCGCGCAGGGTGGCCGGGAGCGGTGACAGCGCCGGCGCGGGCGCCGTAAATCCGGTACGTACGGACGCCTGA
- a CDS encoding SGNH/GDSL hydrolase family protein — translation MRRITAAVAAGLMTFAGLVAAGAPAQAAGTAEYVALGDSYASGVGAGSYDPASGDCKRSTLNYPHLWAAANPEYALKDATCSGATIADVRAEQLSALSANTNLVTLTVGGNDAQFSTVVQTCLTDIENACALATGWMSTYAKGQLVGELTGLYKDIKARSPKALILVFGYPQALSTTGACAPIELSAKKRAGMNGLADALAEGGRKAAADAGVHFVDMRGQFNGHGACGTDPWIHGLNLTESAATFHPNAAGQEKGYATKFKSLWG, via the coding sequence ATGCGCAGAATCACAGCGGCCGTCGCCGCAGGTCTGATGACGTTCGCGGGACTGGTCGCGGCGGGCGCCCCGGCCCAGGCGGCGGGGACCGCCGAGTACGTCGCGCTCGGCGACTCGTACGCGTCCGGTGTCGGCGCGGGCTCGTACGACCCGGCGAGCGGCGACTGCAAGCGGAGCACGCTGAACTACCCCCACCTGTGGGCGGCGGCCAACCCGGAGTACGCGCTGAAGGACGCCACGTGCAGCGGCGCGACCATCGCGGACGTACGGGCCGAGCAACTGTCGGCGCTGAGCGCGAACACCAACCTGGTCACCCTGACCGTGGGCGGGAACGACGCCCAGTTCTCGACGGTCGTGCAGACCTGCCTCACCGACATCGAGAACGCCTGCGCGCTGGCCACCGGCTGGATGTCCACGTACGCCAAGGGCCAGCTGGTGGGTGAACTGACCGGCCTCTACAAGGACATCAAGGCCCGTTCGCCGAAGGCCCTGATACTCGTCTTCGGCTACCCGCAGGCGCTGTCCACGACCGGCGCGTGCGCCCCGATCGAGCTGAGCGCCAAGAAGCGCGCCGGGATGAACGGGCTGGCCGACGCGCTCGCGGAGGGCGGGCGGAAGGCGGCGGCCGACGCCGGGGTCCACTTCGTCGACATGCGGGGGCAGTTCAACGGCCACGGGGCATGCGGCACCGACCCGTGGATCCACGGCCTCAACCTCACCGAGTCCGCCGCGACCTTCCACCCGAACGCGGCGGGCCAGGAGAAGGGCTACGCGACGAAGTTCAAGTCCCTCTGGGGCTGA
- a CDS encoding DUF4031 domain-containing protein codes for MTLYIDPPTWPGHGRMWSHLVSDVSFDELHAFAREAGIPERAFERDHYDIPSHRYAEVVRAGAVEVGSKELLRRLTAAGLRRPKRRGPSASP; via the coding sequence GTGACCCTCTACATCGATCCGCCCACCTGGCCGGGGCACGGGCGGATGTGGTCCCACCTCGTGAGCGATGTGTCCTTCGACGAACTGCACGCCTTCGCCCGCGAGGCGGGCATCCCCGAGCGCGCCTTCGAGCGCGACCACTACGACATCCCGTCCCACCGCTACGCGGAGGTCGTGCGGGCGGGCGCCGTGGAGGTGGGCTCGAAGGAGCTGCTGCGCAGGCTGACGGCGGCGGGGTTGCGCAGACCGAAGCGCCGGGGGCCTTCGGCTTCGCCCTGA
- a CDS encoding GNAT family N-acetyltransferase, with protein sequence MGGEQVREAVEHCLAVLGAVAERDWKGVKAGRLDWDCRETAEHVASDLIAYAGQLAGRPTARYVPFEIDMAECENNADLLEVIRTTGVLLTAVVHTTPRSVRAFHPYPFRAADREGFAAMGVAEVLLHTHDIVEGLGLPVATAVPPAGLGLSESVLARLFPHVRPGDDPWATLLWATGRGDLPGRAPVTAWKWSNPLHIDADRLVLQGVHPAAAADLAEGGTGGFDWIVGGPVEGTRTGAGLVFQAYEAGVHRPEWGMFVLVRKEDGLAVGALGYHGAPDEEGRVEIGYDLVEGARGRGYMTEAVGALAAWARERSREQGDVRSLFAVVEKANTPSQNVVSRAGFDKVSDDWGDGEHGEQFAYELRLRA encoded by the coding sequence ATGGGTGGGGAACAGGTACGGGAAGCCGTCGAGCACTGTCTCGCGGTGCTGGGCGCGGTGGCCGAGCGGGACTGGAAGGGCGTCAAGGCCGGGCGGCTGGACTGGGACTGCCGTGAGACCGCCGAGCACGTCGCGTCGGACCTGATCGCGTACGCGGGGCAGTTGGCGGGGCGGCCGACGGCACGCTACGTACCGTTCGAGATCGACATGGCGGAGTGCGAGAACAACGCCGACCTGCTGGAGGTCATCAGGACGACCGGCGTCCTGCTGACCGCCGTCGTCCACACCACCCCGCGCTCGGTCCGCGCCTTCCACCCGTACCCGTTCCGCGCCGCCGACCGCGAGGGCTTCGCCGCGATGGGCGTCGCCGAGGTGCTGCTGCACACGCACGACATCGTCGAGGGCCTCGGGCTCCCGGTGGCCACGGCCGTGCCACCCGCCGGGCTCGGCCTCTCGGAGTCCGTGCTCGCCCGCCTCTTCCCGCACGTCAGGCCCGGTGACGACCCCTGGGCGACGCTGCTGTGGGCCACCGGCCGGGGCGATCTGCCGGGCCGGGCGCCCGTCACCGCGTGGAAGTGGAGCAACCCGCTGCACATCGACGCCGACCGGCTCGTCCTCCAGGGCGTCCACCCGGCCGCCGCGGCCGATCTCGCCGAGGGCGGCACCGGCGGCTTCGACTGGATCGTGGGCGGCCCGGTCGAGGGGACCCGGACCGGCGCGGGCCTGGTGTTCCAGGCGTACGAGGCGGGGGTGCACCGGCCCGAGTGGGGCATGTTCGTGCTCGTCCGCAAGGAGGACGGGCTGGCCGTCGGCGCGCTCGGCTACCACGGGGCACCGGACGAGGAGGGCCGCGTCGAGATCGGCTACGACCTGGTGGAGGGGGCGCGCGGCCGCGGTTACATGACCGAGGCGGTGGGCGCGCTGGCCGCCTGGGCGCGGGAGCGGAGCCGGGAGCAGGGGGACGTACGGTCGTTGTTCGCGGTCGTCGAGAAGGCCAACACCCCTTCGCAGAACGTGGTTTCGCGCGCCGGATTCGACAAGGTGAGCGACGACTGGGGGGACGGGGAGCACGGGGAGCAGTTCGCGTACGAACTCCGTCTGCGCGCCTGA
- a CDS encoding DUF397 domain-containing protein, with protein sequence MRTAPDLRTATWRKSSYSDGAGDECLEVADALPGLVPVRDSKNPTGNVVVFRAAAWTCFIGAAARELRPAQ encoded by the coding sequence ATGCGGACCGCACCCGATCTGAGGACCGCGACCTGGCGTAAGAGCAGCTACAGCGACGGCGCTGGAGACGAATGCCTGGAAGTCGCCGACGCCCTCCCCGGCCTCGTCCCCGTCCGCGACAGCAAAAACCCCACCGGCAATGTCGTCGTATTCCGGGCCGCCGCCTGGACGTGCTTTATCGGGGCGGCGGCCCGGGAACTCCGCCCCGCTCAGTAA
- a CDS encoding NPP1 family protein has protein sequence MKTGSRTRASRRFRRSAVVVGAAVALVVGVAGSAYAAPPGALPANAEALETTWQPAYDYDTDGCYSTPAIGPTGTVNGGLKPTGSLSGDCRDRSDLDNTNGYSRYKCNNGWCAIMYDLYFEKDQAVAGSSIGGHRHDWEHVVVWVQNGTAQYVSTSAHGGFTVHAASAVRWDGTHPKIVYHKDGIRTHCFRLAGSNDEPPENHEGTWQYPPLVGWNGYPAGVRDILVSHDFGSANFGLKDGSFASNLTKAKPSGISFDPNA, from the coding sequence GTGAAGACAGGTTCACGCACGCGCGCATCGCGTCGTTTCCGCAGATCCGCCGTGGTGGTCGGCGCCGCCGTCGCGCTGGTGGTCGGCGTGGCCGGCAGTGCGTACGCGGCTCCGCCCGGCGCGCTGCCCGCCAACGCGGAGGCGCTGGAGACGACGTGGCAGCCGGCGTACGACTACGACACCGACGGCTGTTACTCGACGCCCGCGATCGGCCCGACGGGCACGGTCAACGGCGGCCTGAAGCCCACCGGTTCACTGAGCGGCGACTGCCGCGATCGGTCCGACCTGGACAACACCAACGGCTACTCGCGCTACAAGTGCAACAACGGCTGGTGCGCGATCATGTACGACCTCTACTTCGAGAAGGACCAGGCGGTCGCGGGCAGCAGCATCGGCGGCCACCGGCACGACTGGGAGCACGTCGTGGTCTGGGTGCAGAACGGCACGGCCCAGTACGTCTCGACGTCCGCCCACGGCGGCTTCACCGTGCACGCCGCGTCGGCGGTCCGCTGGGACGGCACGCACCCGAAGATCGTCTACCACAAGGACGGCATCCGGACGCACTGCTTCCGCCTCGCGGGCTCCAACGACGAGCCGCCGGAGAACCACGAGGGCACCTGGCAGTACCCGCCGCTCGTCGGCTGGAACGGCTACCCGGCCGGCGTCCGCGACATCCTCGTCTCCCACGACTTCGGCAGCGCCAACTTCGGCCTCAAGGACGGCAGTTTCGCCTCGAACCTCACCAAGGCCAAGCCGTCGGGGATCTCCTTCGACCCCAACGCGTAG
- a CDS encoding helix-turn-helix domain-containing protein, whose translation MPKPKTLDPSESTRAMYGAELRHRRERAGMSQEELGAAMFVSGSFVGQLEAGVRRMRLEYAKSVDEILKTDGFFVRNLEAARLSPYRAHFADVVELEGMACTIKDWAPSSVPGLIQTPSYNRAVIRAYDPLVSEQVVEERIAFRKARAHIFDSPTPPLYWAVLDELIVRRQAGSPAVMAEQLLHIASMIRSNRIIVQVLPISAGVHAGNAGIFKLMTFSDAPPMVYCQGSESGRLLDDPAVFARSALTYDLLGAAALSPDASLALIEQAAKEYKDADRTRSEDRDLA comes from the coding sequence ATGCCGAAGCCGAAGACTCTCGACCCGTCCGAGTCGACCCGGGCGATGTACGGCGCGGAGCTGCGACATCGGCGCGAGCGGGCGGGAATGTCCCAGGAGGAGCTGGGGGCTGCGATGTTCGTCAGCGGTTCGTTCGTGGGCCAGTTGGAAGCGGGCGTCCGACGCATGCGACTGGAGTACGCGAAGTCGGTCGACGAGATCCTGAAGACGGACGGGTTCTTCGTGCGGAACCTGGAGGCGGCGCGGCTGTCGCCCTACCGGGCCCACTTCGCGGATGTGGTGGAGCTGGAAGGCATGGCCTGCACGATCAAGGACTGGGCGCCGTCCTCCGTGCCTGGCCTCATTCAGACCCCGTCGTACAACCGAGCCGTGATCCGCGCGTACGACCCGCTCGTCTCGGAGCAGGTCGTCGAGGAACGAATCGCGTTCCGAAAGGCCCGAGCCCACATCTTCGACAGCCCGACACCGCCCCTGTACTGGGCGGTCCTCGACGAGCTGATCGTACGACGTCAGGCTGGCAGCCCAGCGGTGATGGCCGAGCAGCTGCTCCACATCGCGAGCATGATCCGAAGCAACCGGATCATCGTCCAGGTGCTGCCCATCAGCGCGGGGGTCCACGCAGGGAACGCCGGCATCTTCAAGCTGATGACCTTCAGCGACGCTCCGCCGATGGTGTACTGCCAAGGGTCCGAATCCGGACGCTTGTTGGACGATCCAGCTGTATTCGCCCGCTCTGCGCTGACCTACGATTTGTTGGGGGCCGCGGCGTTGTCGCCTGACGCGTCCCTCGCTCTGATCGAGCAGGCGGCCAAGGAGTACAAGGATGCGGACCGCACCCGATCTGAGGACCGCGACCTGGCGTAA
- a CDS encoding RipA family octameric membrane protein, which produces MADLHHSLWNSDVAPDSYTPANTPYLGVLFEQYKLCVETADRVSARRGAANTFFLSLNSAIATAMVGGLGPRPGRVSVWLLLAGLLILVGQCAAWYLMVRSYRQLNTAKWAVIGAFEKRLPAYAYSRAEWTELGEGEDWRRYVPLTRLEQWVPPLFVAAYLVGFLALAYAP; this is translated from the coding sequence ATGGCAGACCTCCACCACTCCCTGTGGAACTCCGACGTCGCGCCCGACAGTTACACGCCCGCCAACACCCCTTATCTGGGCGTGCTCTTCGAGCAGTACAAGCTCTGTGTCGAGACGGCCGACCGCGTCAGCGCGCGGCGAGGCGCTGCCAACACCTTCTTCCTGTCGCTCAACAGCGCCATCGCCACGGCCATGGTCGGCGGGCTCGGGCCGCGTCCGGGACGGGTGTCGGTGTGGCTGCTCCTCGCCGGTCTGCTGATTCTCGTCGGGCAGTGCGCTGCCTGGTACCTGATGGTCCGTTCCTACCGCCAGCTGAACACCGCGAAGTGGGCGGTCATCGGCGCGTTCGAGAAACGGCTCCCGGCCTACGCCTACTCCCGCGCCGAATGGACCGAGCTGGGAGAGGGCGAGGACTGGCGCCGGTACGTGCCGCTGACCCGCCTGGAACAGTGGGTGCCACCCCTGTTCGTGGCCGCCTACCTGGTGGGCTTCCTGGCCCTGGCGTACGCGCCGTAG
- a CDS encoding maleylpyruvate isomerase family mycothiol-dependent enzyme, with translation MTTVADTHDVRDPGLPARLLAGERDALVPLLRGRPEGDFAAATCCPGWSVRDVLAHCSAALSRVVEGRFEKGVFSPESNDRDIAERSEWPVARIVDELERGMTEAGPVIADAGGSLDGVALGEWVHAGDVREAWDLPGAYGGAQLGLAVELLTHLTRVRGTRPLHADLDDTDTPLLLGAPSGDAPPARYIGDAPTLVRLYSGRRPPAGTSYELAGATEAELNLYA, from the coding sequence ATGACGACTGTGGCTGATACGCACGATGTACGGGACCCCGGACTCCCCGCGCGGCTGCTGGCCGGGGAGCGGGACGCGCTGGTGCCGCTGTTGCGGGGGAGGCCCGAGGGGGACTTCGCGGCGGCGACCTGTTGTCCGGGGTGGAGTGTGCGGGACGTGCTGGCGCACTGTTCCGCCGCGCTGTCGCGGGTGGTGGAGGGCCGGTTCGAGAAGGGCGTGTTCAGCCCGGAGTCGAACGACCGGGACATCGCCGAGCGGAGCGAGTGGCCCGTCGCGCGGATCGTCGACGAACTGGAGCGGGGCATGACCGAGGCGGGCCCGGTCATCGCCGACGCCGGTGGCTCCCTGGACGGCGTCGCCCTCGGCGAGTGGGTGCACGCCGGTGACGTACGCGAGGCGTGGGACCTGCCGGGAGCGTACGGCGGCGCCCAACTCGGCCTCGCGGTCGAGCTGTTGACCCACCTCACCCGGGTGCGCGGCACCCGCCCGCTGCACGCCGACCTCGACGACACCGACACGCCCCTGCTGCTCGGCGCCCCGAGCGGCGACGCCCCGCCCGCCCGCTACATCGGCGACGCCCCCACCCTCGTACGCCTCTACTCGGGGCGCCGCCCGCCGGCCGGCACGTCGTACGAGCTGGCGGGCGCCACCGAGGCCGAGCTGAACCTCTACGCGTGA
- a CDS encoding copper homeostasis protein CutC: MTTRALLEVIALDAEDAVAAQAGGADRLELVADMAADGLTPTVATFVDVQAAVDIPVRVMLRLADGFAAGDVDALVRVACDLRAAGAEEFVLGFLGEDGGPDLDAVERVVAELDGRPWTFHRAVDRAADRDALRKQLADLPGLDTYLTAGSAQGVDDGLPVLLAEAARRGDPGYTQRLMIGGGLRLDHIPRLRAARVDAFHIGGAARPHGWTAPVAADAVREWRAALDARVTRAGVRARGD, encoded by the coding sequence ATGACCACGCGCGCGCTTCTGGAGGTGATCGCCCTCGACGCCGAGGACGCCGTCGCCGCCCAGGCCGGAGGTGCCGACCGGCTGGAGCTGGTGGCGGACATGGCGGCCGACGGGCTCACCCCGACCGTCGCGACGTTCGTGGACGTGCAGGCCGCCGTCGACATCCCCGTACGCGTCATGCTGCGGCTCGCGGACGGGTTCGCGGCGGGTGACGTGGACGCGCTCGTGCGGGTCGCCTGTGACCTGCGGGCGGCCGGGGCGGAGGAGTTCGTGCTCGGGTTCCTCGGGGAGGACGGCGGGCCCGATCTGGACGCCGTGGAGCGGGTGGTCGCCGAGTTGGACGGGCGCCCGTGGACGTTCCACCGGGCGGTCGACCGCGCCGCCGACCGGGACGCCCTGCGCAAGCAGCTCGCGGACCTGCCGGGGCTGGACACGTATCTGACGGCGGGGTCGGCGCAGGGCGTGGACGACGGGCTGCCGGTCCTGCTCGCGGAGGCCGCGAGACGCGGGGACCCCGGCTACACGCAACGCCTGATGATCGGCGGCGGTCTCCGCCTCGACCACATCCCCCGCCTGCGCGCCGCCCGCGTAGACGCCTTCCACATCGGCGGCGCGGCCCGCCCGCACGGCTGGACCGCCCCGGTCGCAGCCGACGCCGTACGGGAGTGGCGCGCGGCGCTGGACGCACGTGTCACCCGCGCGGGAGTGAGGGCGCGGGGCGACTGA
- a CDS encoding MurR/RpiR family transcriptional regulator, with the protein MSDDVKEIFSPASTPAAPPAPAALAAKVRTLAPSMTRSMQRVAEAVANDPAACAALTVTGLAELTGTSEATVVRTARILGYPGYRDLRLALAGLAAHQQSGRAPSVTADIAVDDPLPDVVAKLAYDEQQTLADTAAGLDMGQLGAAVGALAGARRIDVYGVGASGLVAQDLTQKLLRIGLIAQAHSDPHLAVTNAVQLRAKDVAVAITHSGSTGDVIEPLRVAFDHGATTVAITGRPDGPVSQYADHVLTTSTARESELRPAAMSSRTSQLLVVDCLFVGVAQRTYESAAPALSASYEALAHRHRTGGPSR; encoded by the coding sequence GTGAGCGATGACGTGAAGGAAATTTTCTCACCGGCGTCCACCCCGGCCGCGCCGCCCGCCCCCGCCGCCCTCGCGGCGAAGGTGCGGACGCTGGCGCCCTCCATGACCCGCTCGATGCAGCGCGTCGCGGAGGCCGTGGCGAACGACCCGGCCGCGTGCGCGGCGCTCACGGTCACCGGCCTCGCGGAACTCACCGGCACCAGCGAGGCGACGGTCGTCCGCACCGCCCGCATCCTCGGCTACCCCGGCTACCGGGACCTGCGCCTCGCCCTCGCCGGTCTCGCCGCCCACCAGCAGTCCGGCCGCGCTCCCTCGGTCACGGCCGACATCGCGGTGGACGACCCGCTGCCCGACGTGGTGGCCAAGCTCGCCTACGACGAGCAGCAGACCCTCGCGGACACGGCGGCCGGACTCGACATGGGCCAGCTCGGCGCGGCGGTCGGAGCCCTCGCCGGGGCCCGGCGCATCGATGTGTACGGGGTGGGGGCGTCCGGGCTGGTCGCCCAGGACCTCACCCAGAAACTGCTCCGCATAGGGCTGATAGCCCAGGCGCACAGCGACCCGCACCTCGCCGTCACCAACGCGGTGCAGCTCCGGGCGAAGGACGTGGCCGTGGCGATCACCCACTCCGGCTCGACGGGGGACGTCATCGAGCCGCTGCGGGTGGCCTTCGACCACGGGGCCACGACGGTGGCCATCACCGGGCGCCCGGACGGGCCGGTGTCCCAGTACGCCGACCACGTCCTGACGACGTCCACGGCACGGGAGAGCGAGCTACGACCGGCGGCGATGTCGTCCCGGACGAGCCAACTCCTGGTCGTGGACTGCCTGTTCGTAGGAGTGGCCCAACGAACGTACGAGTCGGCGGCCCCGGCCCTGTCGGCGTCGTACGAGGCATTGGCCCACCGCCACAGGACGGGGGGCCCGTCGCGCTAG
- a CDS encoding PIN domain-containing protein codes for MSGYLLDSSALWRLLRDRQLHEAWRPTVMDGDIRSCYPQRAEFLRSARGLKEYEAYSAMFAELYDDISVPKNAHHWIGGLQLRAAERGEHQALSAVDLQICATAAHHGLVVLHDDRDFVTAARLAVELRQLNVHQGPL; via the coding sequence GTGAGCGGTTACCTGCTGGACTCGTCGGCCCTGTGGCGCCTGCTCCGGGATCGGCAGCTGCACGAGGCCTGGCGCCCGACCGTCATGGACGGCGACATCCGGTCGTGCTACCCGCAGCGGGCGGAGTTCCTGCGGTCGGCGCGCGGCCTCAAGGAGTACGAGGCGTACAGCGCGATGTTCGCGGAGCTCTACGACGACATCTCCGTCCCGAAGAACGCGCACCACTGGATCGGCGGCCTGCAGCTGAGGGCCGCCGAGCGGGGTGAGCATCAGGCGCTGTCCGCCGTCGATCTCCAGATCTGTGCCACCGCCGCCCACCACGGCCTGGTCGTCCTGCACGACGACAGGGACTTCGTGACAGCTGCTCGCCTCGCGGTCGAGCTGCGGCAGCTCAACGTGCACCAAGGACCGCTGTAG
- a CDS encoding type II toxin-antitoxin system VapB family antitoxin, with translation MSLTHIDIDDEALETAKRLGGHRTKTAAVAKALEEYNLRLLRATAYDKYFELAQEWDVEGAEAAHRADKEAHRT, from the coding sequence ATGTCTCTGACGCACATCGACATCGACGACGAGGCGCTGGAGACCGCGAAGCGTCTGGGTGGGCACCGGACGAAGACCGCCGCGGTCGCGAAGGCGCTGGAGGAGTACAACCTGCGGCTGCTGCGTGCCACCGCCTATGACAAGTACTTCGAGCTCGCCCAGGAGTGGGACGTCGAGGGGGCGGAGGCCGCGCACCGCGCGGACAAGGAGGCCCACCGCACGTGA
- the murQ gene encoding N-acetylmuramic acid 6-phosphate etherase — protein sequence MPPICPNASGLPDSSGLPHTPGLPSPSALPPALALPNHLAVRAELESLTTEAFRPELADIDQLPTLDIAKLMNTEDAAVPTAVAAQLPLIAAAIDAIAERMGRGGRLIYAGAGTAGRLGVLDASECPPTFNTAPTQVVGLIAGGRDAMVTSIEGAEDSAELARTDLDALTLTPDDTVVGVSASGRTPYAVGAVEHARAAGALTVGLSCNAASALAAAADHGIEIVVGPELVTGSTRLKAGTAQKLVLNMLSTITMIRLGKTYGNLMVDVRATNDKLRARSHRIVALATGATDDEIEKALTTSNGQVKNAILTLLSGVDAPTATRLLTENEGHLRAALAAAMSR from the coding sequence ATGCCCCCCATCTGCCCCAACGCCTCCGGCCTCCCCGACTCCTCCGGCCTCCCCCACACCCCCGGTCTCCCCAGCCCCTCCGCCCTCCCCCCAGCCCTCGCTCTCCCCAACCACCTCGCCGTCCGTGCCGAGTTGGAGTCGTTGACGACCGAGGCGTTCCGGCCGGAGCTCGCTGACATCGATCAGCTTCCGACACTCGACATCGCGAAGCTGATGAACACGGAGGACGCGGCGGTGCCGACGGCCGTCGCCGCGCAGTTGCCGCTGATCGCCGCCGCGATCGACGCGATCGCGGAGCGCATGGGCCGAGGCGGTCGGCTGATCTACGCGGGCGCGGGAACGGCGGGCCGCCTGGGCGTGCTGGACGCGTCCGAGTGCCCGCCGACCTTCAACACGGCCCCGACCCAGGTCGTGGGCCTGATCGCGGGCGGCCGGGACGCGATGGTCACCTCGATCGAGGGCGCGGAGGACTCGGCGGAGCTGGCCCGCACCGACCTCGACGCCCTCACCCTCACCCCCGACGACACGGTGGTCGGCGTCTCGGCCTCGGGCCGCACCCCGTACGCGGTGGGCGCCGTGGAACACGCCCGCGCGGCCGGCGCGCTCACCGTCGGCCTGTCCTGCAACGCGGCCAGCGCCCTCGCCGCCGCGGCCGACCACGGCATCGAGATCGTCGTGGGACCGGAGCTGGTCACCGGCTCCACCCGCCTCAAGGCGGGCACGGCCCAGAAGCTCGTCCTCAACATGCTCTCGACGATCACCATGATCCGCCTCGGCAAGACCTACGGAAACCTGATGGTCGACGTCCGTGCCACCAACGACAAGCTCCGCGCCCGCTCCCACCGCATCGTCGCCCTCGCCACCGGCGCCACGGACGACGAGATCGAAAAGGCCCTGACCACCTCGAACGGCCAGGTCAAGAACGCCATCCTCACCCTCCTGAGCGGCGTCGACGCCCCCACGGCCACCCGCCTCCTGACAGAGAACGAGGGCCACCTGAGGGCGGCCCTGGCGGCGGCGATGTCCCGCTGA
- a CDS encoding beta/gamma crystallin domain-containing protein: MNRSLARRALRFAGVTGAALAATVATALPAHAINRVDCGERSDFLYFEVDGVNPCFANAGTIDVAIYGVGWMNTGNNEVSFKYRTVLGGPQWDSGRLPKWYAFHLGLASGSPSGTVHKIEQITIY, from the coding sequence ATGAACCGTTCGCTCGCGCGCCGCGCGCTCCGCTTCGCCGGCGTCACCGGCGCGGCACTGGCGGCCACCGTCGCCACCGCGCTCCCCGCGCACGCCATCAACCGGGTGGACTGCGGAGAGAGGAGCGACTTCCTCTACTTCGAGGTCGACGGGGTGAACCCCTGCTTCGCCAACGCCGGCACGATCGATGTCGCCATCTACGGCGTGGGCTGGATGAACACCGGCAACAACGAGGTGAGCTTCAAGTACCGCACGGTCCTGGGCGGCCCTCAGTGGGACTCGGGCCGCCTCCCGAAGTGGTACGCCTTCCACCTCGGCCTCGCCTCCGGTTCCCCCAGCGGCACGGTTCACAAGATCGAGCAGATCACCATTTACTGA